A window of the Henckelia pumila isolate YLH828 chromosome 3, ASM3356847v2, whole genome shotgun sequence genome harbors these coding sequences:
- the LOC140892925 gene encoding serine/threonine-protein kinase ATR isoform X5, which yields MANLSSLVHELRERIAASSSATSTTQNDDVLESRFRAVLPNLLHAYVVPSASAKEREVIAVLKLLAHTAKNFPGVFYHGKAGAVLPVIGRIIPFFAEPAFLSRHGTIFETVGSLLSLLRTGDRDAFRQFFMDTMLLAEDLAYVASVCNNTNSSKAKKVSVTSFCESVAAISNETALLSDIPTCNRPVNGYGISLDLTGQERFLPFATSVIKLLYKSLTEGTLNVEGLVDVPCVLAVCKLLCYGDDDLHMACFDFARLVGAGRNREIIPTEIFIQSMTIILNEDLEGVSVFRSAVYDSSLGGCLHALHSGSPDEIVRSTAADIVRIYSESLLKTGSLELKAALCSAYVRIAKMCPPQIWKPECLIYVLCSSEPMFQLIDCFKVAVSRLSPHLVGRIITDDRDISLLAFRDTANEISTVGGKRHTQGTDTSVTKRQKREDKFTDSGNKREEARNLCGFSGIREKEYADFLFNSLNLLVEFLKPPGENSNSMRTETALTAISILCVVFSEHPHTDLSICIFRQMCKWIFWMFEQQAKPGHPFTMDISIFLEAVDSLLLMQGSLSEENKNELFESTGDIGTLLRPVLKLSWNHSSSTIDYCPPWKAKCLSIRILSKIGSIAHSGVDLDVLDLGLRDEAEEVRIKAIIYMPLILRCCDVNFLMHMFNKLEILEKEKNDQVKKIIPLFLGHLACLYGCYEEASLGDSRYKLYLMNDLEKQESKLDNHFQGFWCSKCDGTIAFNHRSCSKVPWPNVQNTKFLLNCDYTHLQSLFFDLLYDESSEEVQVACVRMIQRILLHGPVDILLKTKTKWLQCLDFLLLHRNKIVRETFCSQIGFFLEDSVLNCLFISGGSANISREQVFMDKIKHAFAAAEDPLVLETLIETGATIMQAVDIHSQLFLFTLVLLIDQLGNPYVTVRLTASKLINRSCYVHHSGGLEQLISKVVHVRNELYYFLSMKLAYQSKLVEEFSAAVLGVETEEFVKRMIPIVLPRLVVLQHNNDQAVSTLCELAKYSNTDMVQLIVNWLPKVLAFALHQADGKELKSALQFYHEYTGSDNKEIFAAALPALLDELICFTDVDELEEISERLARVPRMIKDVAEILTGSEDLSGFLRNHYVGLLNSIDRKMLHAEDISLQKQAIRRIEMLIKLMGSHLSTYVPKIMVLLMHAINKDWLQGEGLSVLHFFIKQLALLSPSSIKHVISQVFAALVPFLERETENSFSHLHKIVEILEELVLQNKVILKQNIHEFPPVPDIPVLIKVNKMIQEACGLKTLKDQLRDVVDGLNHDNLNVRYMVASKLRKLLDLNREEFITLLTKEGDLMMDLVSSLITSLLKGCAEESRTSVGQRLKLICADCLGALGAVDPAKVKGFAITRFKIACADDDLIFELIHKHLARAFRAAPDTIVQDSAALAIQELLKLAGCQASLDDNISEQRKDKQPRKVGKSSTKDTNDCTEMVGRGQRLWDRFSDYVKEIIAPCLTSRFQLPNVSDSAASGPIYRPSMSFRRWIYFWIKKLTVHATGSRFTIFNACRGIVRHDMQIAMYLLPYLVLNAVCDGTEEARRGVTEEILSVLDAAASDNGTISVHGSNSGQSEVCIQAVFTLLDNLGQWVDDVEQELALSQPVQLSISKELAVKSKDRNTSLPKESQQAFVQCKHVSELLDAIPKVYLAKASVRCQAYARSLLYFESYVREKSGAFNPASERSGVFDDEDISYLMEIYSGLDEPDGLSGLASLRKSKSLQDHLLINKKAGNWAEALTSCEQALQMEPTSVQRHSDVLNCLLNMCHLQAMVTHVDGLLSRVPLYKKTWCTQGVQAAWRLGRWDLMDEYLSGADEEGLLCSSSESNALFDLDVAKILNAMMKKDQFSVAEKIALSKQALIAPLAAAGMDSYARAYPFVVKLHLLRELEDFNSLLNGQSFLSRRFHLGEPEFSRVLENWESRLKLTQPSLWTREPLLAFRRLVFCASGLDSQVGNCWIQYAKLCRSAGHYEVANRAILEAKAAGASNFNIEKAKLLWINKRADGAIAELQQSLLNMPVEVVGSAAISSITSLSVVPLNPPPLLVDTQSMNKNEDVAKTLLLYSRWIHYTGQKQKEDVISLYSRVKELQPKWEKGYFYMAKYCDEVLVDARKRQEDHSEQSPRVRQSISAVVSSTNVSTERRWWTYLPDVLLFYAKGLHRGHKNLFQALPRLLTLWFDFGSFYHRNNLSSNKDLANVHGKVMSIMRGCLKDLPTYQWLTVLPQLVSRICHQNEETVRLVKHIITSVLRRYPQQALWTIAAVTKSTVSSRREAAAEIIQAARRGPNQGGSNSMFVQFATLVDHLIKLCFHPGQAKARTINILTEFSALKRLMPVDIIMPTQESLTVNLPPCDTNLTDSGTSDIFSHSDLPTISGIADEAEILSSLQRPKKIILMGSDGIERPFLCKPKDDLRKDARMMEFNAMINRLLCKCPESRRRKLYIRTFAVIPLTEDCGMVEWVPYTRGLRHILQDIYISCGKFDRQKTNPQIKRVYDQFQSKMREDEMLKTKVLPMFPPVFHKWFRNTFSEPAAWFRARIAYAHTAAVWSMVGHIVGLGDRHGENILFDSTTGDCVHVDFSCLFDKGLQLEKPELVPFRLTQNMIDGLGITGYEGIYLRVCEITLSTLRSHKETLMSVLETFIHDPLVEWTKTHKSSGVEVQNPHAQRAINNIEARLQGVVVGVGAAPSLPLAVEGQARRLIAEAVSLKNLGKMYIWWMPWF from the exons GCATGTTTTGACTTTGCACGCCTTGTTGGAGCAGGAAGAAATAGGGAGATTATTCCCACAGAAATCTTCATACAGTCGATGACAATTATATTGAATGAAGATCTTGAAGGAGTTTCAGTTTTCAG AAGTGCAGTTTATGATTCTTCTCTGGGTGGATGTCTTCATGCATTGCACTCTGGTTCTCCTGATGAAATTGTAAGGTCAACAGCGGCTGATATAGTACGCATATATTCTGAGTCTCTGTTGAAGACTGGGAGCTTGGAGCTCAAG GCTGCCTTATGTAGCGCATATGTGAGGATTGCAAAAATGTGCCCCCCTCAAATTTGGAAGCCAGAGTGCCTTATTTATGTACTTTGCTCATCTGAGCCCATGTTTCAATTGATAGACTGCTTCAAAGTGGCAGTTTCCAGGCTTTCTCCTCACCTTGTTGGCAGGATTATTACAGATGATCGCGATATCAGTTTGTTGGCTTTTAGAGATACTGCAAATGAGATATCAACAGTTGGGGGGAAGAGACACACTCAGGGCACAGACACTTCAGTGACAAAGCGACAAAAGAGGGAAGATAAATTTACGGATTCTGGTAACAAAAGAGAGGAAGCTCGCAATCTATGTGGGTTTTCGGGAATTAGAGAAAAAGAATATGCTGATTTTCTGTTTAATTCTTTAAATCTATTGGTTGAATTTTTAAAACCTCCTGGGGAGAACTCTAATTCAATGAGGACAGAAACTGCCCTGACTGCTATTAGCATACTTTGTGTTGTTTTTTCTGAACATCCTCACACTGACCTTTCTATTTGCATATTTCGTCAAATGTGCAAGTGGATTTTTTGGATGTTTGAGCAG CAGGCAAAGCCAGGACATCCATTTACCATGGATATATCCATCTTCCTGGAAGCTGTTGACAGCCTGTTGCTCATGCAAG GGTCCCTTTCTGAAGAGAATAAGAATGAACTCTTTGAAAGTACGGGTGACATTGGAACTCTATTGCGCCCCGTGCTAAAGCTTTCATGGAATCATTCTTCTTCAACAATCGATTATTGCCCGCCTTGGAAGGCAAAGTGTCTGTCAATTCGAATTTTGTCTAAGATCGGGTCTATAGCTCACAGTGGAGTGGatcttgatgttttggacttgggGCTTCGTGATGAAGCAGAAGAAGTTAGAATTAAAGCTATTATTTATATGCCATTGATACTTCGATGCTGTGATGTTAATTTTCTGATGCATATGTTCAACAAACTGGA GATCCTggagaaagaaaaaaatgacCAAGTCAAGAAAATCATTCCCCTTTTTCTGGGTCATCTGGCATGCCTCTATGGATGTTATGAGGAAGCATCACTTGGTGATAGTAGATACAAACTATACTTGATGAATGATCTGGAGAAACAGGAATCTAAATTGGATAATCACTTTCAAGGATTTTGGTGTTCAAAGTGTGATGGTACTATAGCATTCAATCACCGATCCTGCTCGAAAGTTCCGTGGCCTAATGTGCAGAACACTAAATTTCTTTTGAATTGTGATTACACGCATTTGCAGTCTCTCTTTTTTGACCTCCTTTATGATGAATCATCGGAAGAAGTTCAAGTTGCTTGTGTGAGAATGATTCAGAGAATCCTTTTGCATGGACCTGTAGATATTTTacttaaaacaaaaacaaaatggcTTCAGTGTCTTGATTTTTTACTACTACACAGGAATAAAATTGTGAGGGAGACATTTTGTTCACAGATTGGTTTCTTCCTCGAGGATTCtgttttaaattgtttatttatcaGTGGGGGTTCTGCAAATATATCTAGGGAACAGGTGTTTATGGACAAGATAAAACATGCTTTTGCAGCTGCTGAAGATCCTCTGGTTTTGGAAACTCTAATAGAAACCGGAGCAACAATTATGCAAGCTGTTGATATTCATAGTCAACTGTTTCTCTTCACCCTTGTTCTGTTAATAGATCAGCTTGGCAATCCATACGTGACAGTGAGGCTAACTGCATCAAAGTTGATAAACAGATCTTGCTATGTCCACCATAGCGGGGGACTTGAACAACTCATTTCTAAAGTTGTGCATGTTCGAAATgaattgtattattttttatccaTGAAGCTTGCCTATCAATCAAAATTGGTAGAAGAGTTCTCTGCAGCTGTTCTTGGTGTGGAAACTGAAGAATTTGTCAAGAGAATGATTCCCATTGTTCTTCCAAGGCTTGTTGTTCTCCAACACAATAACGACCAAGCAGTATCCACTTTATGTGAGTTGGCCAAATACTCGAACACAGATATGGTACAACTGATTGTTAATTGGCTGCCTAAAGTGCTTGCATTTGCTCTTCACCAAGCTGATGGGAAAGAACTAAAATCTGCTCTGCAGTTCTACCATGAATACACTGGGTCTGATAACAAAGAAATCTTTGCAGCTGCTTTACCTGCACTTTTAGATGAACTTATATGCTTTACAGACGTAGATGAACTAGAAGAAATAAGTGAAAG ATTAGCCAGGGTTCCTCGAATGATAAAAGATGTGGCAGAAATTCTTACTGGAAGTGAAGATTTGTCAGGATTTTTGAGGAACCATTATGTTGGTCTGTTGAACAGCATTGACAGAAAAATGCTTCACGCAGAGGATATATCCTTGCAAAAACAAGCCATCAGGCGGATAGAGATGCtgattaaattaatgggctctCATCTTAGCACCTATGTACCAAAAATTATGGTCCTTCTCATGCATGCTATCAATAAGGATTGGCTCCAGGGTGAAGGTCTCTCGGTTTTGCATTTCTTCATAAAGCAATTGGCATTATTGTCACCGTCTAGCATTAAACATGTGATTTCCCAAGTTTTTGCTGCTCTAGTCCCTTTTCTGGAGAGAGAGACTGAAAATTCATTTTCCCACTTGCATAAAATTGTGGAGATATTGGAAGAGCTTGTGCTTCAGAATAAGGTCATCTTAAAGCAAAATATCCACGAGTTCCCTCCCGTACCCGACATTCCTGTTCTGATTAAAGTAAACAAAATGATTCAAGAAGCATGTGGATTGAAGACTCTGAAAGATCAGTTACGTGATGTTGTGGATGGATTAAATCATGATAACTTAAATGTGAGATACATGGTAGCATCTAAGCTAAGGAAATTGCTGGACCTGAATAGGGAAGAGTTTATAACTTTGCTCACTAAGGAGGGGGATCTAATGATGGATCTCGTGAGCTCTTTGATAACTTCATTACTTAAAGGTTGTGCAGAGGAATCAAGAACTTCAGTTGGACAACGTCTGAAGTTGATATGCGCTGATTGCCTTGGAGCACTTGGTGCTGTTGATCCTGCCAAAGTCAAGGGATTTGCCATCACTCGGTTTAAGATTGCATGTGCTGATGATGATTTAATATTTGAGTTGATCCACAAACATCTGGCCAGGGCTTTCAGAGCTGCACCTGACACCATCGTTCAAGATTCGGCTGCATTGGCTATTCAGGAGCTGCTAAAGCTCGCTGGTTGCCAGGCATCACTTGATGATAACATTTCAGAACAAAGAAAAGACAAACAACCCCGAAAGGTGGGAAAATCTTCTACCAAGGACACAAATGATTGCACTGAAATGGTTGGTAGGGGGCAGAGATTGTGGGACCGTTTTTCTGATTATGTCAAAGAGATTATAGCCCCTTGCTTAACCTCAAGATTCCAGCTGCCTAATGTGTCAGATTCCGCTGCTTCTGGTCCAATATACCGACCTTCAATGTCGTTCAGAAGATGgatatatttttggattaaaaaattAACTGTCCATGCCACTGGCTCCCGGTTTACAATTTTTAATGCTTGCCGAGGTATTGTGCGTCATGATATGCAAATTGCAATGTATCTTTTACCTTATTTAGTCTTGAATGCTGTATGTGATGGTACTGAGGAGGCACGCCGTGGAGTAACTGAGGAAATTCTATCAGTTCTTGATGCAGCAGCCTCTGATAATGGAACTATTTCTGTGCATGGTAGTAATTCTGGACAAAGTGAAGTGTGCATTCAAGCTGTGTTTACCCTTCTTGATAATCTAGGCCAATGGGTGGATGACGTTGAGCAAGAACTTGCCCTATCTCAGCCTGTTCAGTTATCTATCTCTAAGGAGCTAGCTGTCAAATCCAAGGATAGAAACACATCACTTCCAAAGGAATCACAACAAGCATTTGTGCAATGTAAGCATGTATCCGAACTCCTGGATGCAATTCCCAAGGTATATCTTGCTAAGGCCTCTGTCAGGTGTCAGGCTTATGCCAGATCTTTATTATACTTTGAGTCTTATGTGCGGGAGAAGTCAGGAGCTTTCAATCCTGCTTCTGAAAGGAGTGGTGTCTTTGACGATGAAGACATCTCTTATCTAATGGAAATATACAGTGGATTAGATGAGCCAGATGGGTTGTCTGGTCTGGCATCTTTGCGCAAGTCAAAGAGCTTGCAAGACCATCTCCTGATTAATAAAAAGGCAGGAAACTGGGCTGAAGCTCTGACTTCTTGTGAGCAAGCTTTGCAGATGGAGCCCACTTCTGTTCAGAGGCATTCTGATGTCCTTAACTGTTTGTTGAACATGTGTCATTTACAGGCCATGGTAACTCATGTTGATGGATTACTTTCGAGGGTTCCTCTATACAAGAAAACATGGTGTACACAAGGTGTTCAGGCTGCATGGAGGCTTGGGAGGTGGGACTTGATGGATGAATACCTAAGTGGAGCTGATGAAGAAGGATTACTTTGTAGCAGCTCTGAGAGTAATGCTCTTTTTGACTTGGATGTTGCAAAAATTCTTAATGCAATGATGAAAAAGGATCAATTTTCTGTTGCTGAGAAAATTGCATTATCGAAACAAGCTCTTATTGCTCCTCTTGCTGCTGCTGGGATGGATTCTTATGCACGAGCTTACCCATTCGTCGTCAAGCTTCACTTGCTTCGGGAGCTGGAGGACTTTAATTCGCTTCTAAATGGTCAGTCTTTTTTGAGTAGAAGATTCCATCTTGGTGAACCAGAGTTCTCTAGAGTTTTGGAAAACTGGGAGAGTCGATTGAAACTTACGCAGCCATCTCTTTGGACTAGAGAACCGCTTTTGGCATTTCGAAGGCTTGTTTTTTGTGCCAGCGGTCTTGATTCTCAAGTTGGTAACTGCTGGATACAGTATGCAAAGCTGTGTCGATCAGCTGGCCATTATGAAGTTGCAAATAGAGCAATTTTAGAAGCCAAGGCAGCAGGTGCTTCCAATTTTAACATTGAGAAAGCGAAGCTCCTGTGGATCAATAAGAGGGCTGATGGTGCCATAGCGGAGTTGCAACAATCACTTCTCAACATGCCTGTGGAAGTTGTTGGCTCTGCTGCTATTTCGTCAATCACTAGCCTCTCTGTTGTTCCTCTTAACCCTCCGCCTTTACTGGTAGATACTCAATCGATGAATAAAAATGAAGATGTGGCAAAGACCCTCCTCTTATACTCGAGGTGGATTCACTACACTGGGCAAAAGCAGAAGGAAGATGTAATAAGTCTGTATTCTAGGGTGAAGGAACTCCAGCCCAAGTGGGAGAAAGGATACTTTTATATGGCAAAATATTGCGATGAAGTGCTTGTTGATGCTAGAAAGCGCCAGGAGGACCATTCTGAACAGTCTCCAAGAGTGAGACAATCCATTTCAGCTGTTGTCTCATCGACTAATGTGAGTACTGAGAGAAGGTGGTGGACTTACCTTCCTGATGTTCTTTTGTTTTATGCGAAGGGACTACATAGGGGGCACAAGAATCTCTTTCAAGCCCTACCAAGGTTGTTAACATTGTGGTTTGACTTTGGAAGTTTTTATCACAGAAATAATTTGTCATCCAATAAAGATTTGGCGAATGTTCACGGGAAG GTTATGAGCATCATGAGAGGGTGTTTAAAGGACTTGCCCACCTACCAGTGGTTAACTGTCTTGCCTCAGTTAGTTTCAAGAATTTGCCACCAGAATGAAGAAACTGTCCGCTTAGTGAAACACATTATTACTTCTGTGCTCCGTCGATATCCACAGCAAGCTCTATGGACCATTGCAGCTGTTACAAAATCCACAGTTTCTTCAAGGAGGGAGGCTGCTGCTGAGATTATACAAGCTGCAAGAAGAGGACCCAATCAGGGAGGTTCGAACTCTATGTTTGTGCAGTTTGCCACCCTAGTTGATCATCTCATAAAGCTGTGTTTTCATCCAGGCCAAGCAAAGGCAAGGACGATTAACATTTTGACTGAATTTAGCGCCCTTAAGAGGCTGATGCCTGTGGATATCATAATGCCTACCCAGGAATCTCTTACTGTTAATTTACCTCCATGTGATACGAATCTAACTGATTCTGGTACATCTGATATCTTTTCACATTCGGATCTTCCGACAATATCAGGAATAGCTGATGAGGCCGAGATTCTTTCCTCGCTTCAGCGTCCAAAGAAA ATAATTCTCATGGGCAGTGATGGAATTGAACGTCCATTTCTATGCAAACCAAAAGATGACCTAAGAAAAGATGCACGCATGATGGAGTTCAATGCAATGATAAATCGTCTGCTATGCAAGTGTCCTGAAAGTCGTCGGAGGAAGCTTTATATTCGTACTTTTGCAGTGATTCCATTGACAGAAGATTGTGGTATGGTTGAGTGGGTCCCTTACACTCGTGGACTCCGACATATTCTCCAGGACATTTACATAAGCTGTGGAAAGTTTGACAGACAGAAAACAAATCCTCAAATTAAGCGTGTTTATGATCAATTCCAAAGTAAAATGCGAGAAGACGAAATGCTGAAGACCAAAGTTTTGCCAATGTTCCCTCCAGTCTTCCATAAATGGTTCCGAAACACATTTTCAGAACCAGCTGCATGGTTTAGGGCTCGGATAGCGTATGCACATACTGCAGCAGTTTGGTCCATGGTTGGTCATATCGTTGGCCTTGGGGATAGGCATGGTGAAAACATTCTCTTTGACTCTACCACGGGCGATTGTGTGCATGTGGACTTTAGTTGCTTGTTTGACAAAGGCCTTCAGTTGGAGAAACCAGAGTTGGTGCCTTTCAGGCTGACACAG AACATGATTGATGGGCTAGGGATAACTGGATATGAGGGCATTTACCTCCGGGTTTGCGAGATCACCCTCTCAACGCTACGCAGTCACAAGGAGACACTCATGAGCGTCTTGGAAACTTTCATCCACGATCCCCTCGTGGAATGGACAAAAACCCACAAGTCCAGTGGGGTAGAAGTACAAAACCCCCATGCGCAG CGAGCCATCAATAATATCGAAGCACGTCTGCAAGGAGTTGTGGTTGGTGTTGGTGCAGCGCCCTCTTTGCCTCTTGCCGTTGAAGGACAAGCTCGCCGTCTGATCGCAGAGGCAGTTTCACTTAAAAACCTGGGAAAGATGTACATATGGTGGATGCCTTGGTTTTAG